One Tepidanaerobacter syntrophicus DNA segment encodes these proteins:
- the fliW gene encoding flagellar assembly protein FliW, whose translation MTINACLNNLNDEKVITFLNGILGLEDYKKYIILDHPESDVIKWIQSVDEPQIALPVVNPYSFYPDYAPEISEEDLKRLKISSAEEALALCVITISQDTSTITVNLKAPIIINVSERLADQLIAENADYSIRQPLDIRRIHDDRRCKSC comes from the coding sequence ATGACGATTAATGCTTGTTTGAACAATTTAAACGATGAAAAGGTAATAACTTTTCTTAATGGGATATTGGGCCTTGAGGATTATAAGAAATATATAATATTGGATCATCCCGAAAGTGATGTTATAAAATGGATACAATCAGTAGATGAACCTCAGATAGCACTGCCGGTAGTAAATCCCTATAGTTTCTATCCTGACTATGCGCCTGAAATATCCGAAGAAGACCTTAAAAGATTAAAAATATCATCAGCTGAAGAAGCATTGGCGCTCTGCGTAATTACTATATCCCAAGATACAAGCACAATTACAGTAAACTTGAAAGCACCGATAATCATAAATGTTTCAGAACGCCTGGCAGATCAGCTAATTGCAGAAAATGCCGATTACAGCATCCGCCAACCTCTTGATATTCGCCGAATACACGACGATAGGCGGTGCAAGTCTTGCTGA
- the flgK gene encoding flagellar hook-associated protein FlgK, producing the protein MSSGFLGIEIAKSALFANQQAQQTVAHNVANANTDGYSRQRVILESTYTPYGMGSKWQIGTGVKVADVDRIRDEFTDRQYRNENASLGEWDIQSNILKQVEAVFNEPSDIGISSVLNEFWESLETLSQDASSQEARETVKEQGVTLANTINHAAAQLYEMVSDINYRISIQVDEVNSIGSQIAQLNLQIQQAQADGTSAADLKDKRDLLLDQLSQIVQFESYEDENGIFSVNIGGAILVKGPESAHLEFDTSTSNGKIKWKEYGSDARILKGELKGLFELRDNKVNSYIEQLKTFTSTFAEKFNEIHRTGYNLDGETNVDFFKYDTGILSVNQDIVDDPSKIAAAKTKEGIPSDNEIALELANFRSKVFTIGDRNCTIDDYYGSLVAKIGVDSQEATRMADSQLFMVSQLNERRQMTSGVSLDEEMTKMIQYLHGYNAASRVVTTIDEMLDTVINRMGV; encoded by the coding sequence ATGTCATCTGGTTTTTTAGGGATTGAAATTGCAAAATCAGCCCTTTTCGCAAATCAACAAGCTCAACAAACGGTGGCTCATAATGTAGCAAACGCAAATACAGATGGTTATTCCAGACAAAGAGTGATTTTGGAGTCCACATATACTCCATATGGAATGGGATCCAAATGGCAGATAGGAACAGGAGTCAAAGTAGCTGATGTAGATAGGATTCGCGATGAATTTACCGATAGACAGTATAGGAACGAAAATGCAAGTTTAGGTGAGTGGGATATACAAAGCAATATTTTAAAACAGGTAGAGGCGGTTTTTAACGAACCTTCCGATATCGGCATATCATCTGTGCTCAACGAGTTTTGGGAAAGCCTTGAAACCCTTTCACAGGATGCATCATCTCAAGAAGCCCGGGAGACCGTAAAAGAACAAGGAGTTACCCTGGCAAATACAATAAACCATGCGGCAGCTCAGCTTTATGAGATGGTAAGCGATATTAATTACAGGATTTCAATACAGGTAGACGAGGTAAACAGTATCGGTTCACAAATCGCCCAGCTAAATCTCCAAATACAGCAGGCACAGGCGGACGGAACATCTGCGGCAGATCTAAAAGACAAGCGAGACCTTCTTTTAGACCAGCTTTCTCAAATAGTGCAGTTTGAGTCATACGAAGACGAAAACGGGATTTTTTCAGTAAATATCGGCGGCGCAATACTTGTAAAGGGACCTGAAAGCGCTCATTTGGAGTTTGACACATCCACATCAAACGGGAAAATTAAATGGAAAGAATATGGCTCTGATGCTCGAATACTTAAGGGAGAACTAAAGGGCCTATTTGAGTTAAGGGATAATAAAGTAAATTCATATATAGAGCAGCTAAAAACTTTCACATCTACTTTTGCAGAAAAATTTAACGAAATACATAGAACCGGTTATAATTTAGACGGTGAAACGAATGTAGACTTTTTTAAATATGATACCGGAATTTTATCAGTAAATCAGGATATCGTGGACGATCCGTCGAAAATAGCGGCTGCCAAGACAAAGGAAGGAATTCCAAGCGACAACGAGATAGCCCTGGAACTTGCAAATTTTAGAAGCAAGGTTTTTACTATAGGAGATAGGAATTGCACTATTGACGACTATTATGGTTCGCTGGTGGCAAAAATCGGCGTTGATTCTCAGGAAGCTACCAGAATGGCAGACAGCCAGCTTTTTATGGTAAGCCAGCTCAATGAGCGCAGACAAATGACATCAGGGGTTTCGTTAGATGAAGAAATGACTAAAATGATTCAATATCTCCACGGCTACAACGCAGCAAGCAGGGTAGTAACTACAATAGACGAAATGCTTGATACTGTAATCAATCGCATGGGCGTATAA
- a CDS encoding DNA methyltransferase → MSHSPRDAARYIKDFVLTSKTKTEYININGNKIPVYTNEFWTSKQRQASSIHEISYRACFKPQLPRFFINLLTQEGDIVYDPFSGRGTTAIEAGILGRNIVSNDINPLSRILTLPRFFVPNVIEVKERLENITYDTKLRADIDLSMFYHPKTEAEIVSLKNYLKQRESEKKEDIVDLWIRMVATNRLTGHSPGFFSVYTLPPNQAVTAERQQLINAKRNQKPEYRDTKKLIMKKTKSLIRNIKEQEILNLRKTGNSALFLSEDARRTPQIPNESVSLTVTSPPFLDVVQYDSDNWLRCWFNGIDAKKVANTITMSKNIQEWSCVMEEVFYELYRITKKGGWVAFEVGEVKGGKIKLDEYVVPLGQKAGFCCQGILINLQEFTKTSNIWGIGNNKSGTNTNRIVLFVKD, encoded by the coding sequence TTGTCACATAGCCCCCGTGATGCAGCGCGATATATTAAAGATTTTGTTTTAACCTCAAAAACAAAAACCGAATATATAAATATTAATGGCAATAAAATACCTGTTTATACAAACGAATTCTGGACATCTAAGCAAAGACAGGCGTCTTCTATTCATGAAATATCCTATAGGGCATGTTTTAAGCCGCAGCTGCCCCGGTTTTTTATAAATCTTCTTACACAAGAAGGCGACATTGTCTACGATCCCTTTTCCGGAAGAGGAACTACAGCAATTGAAGCAGGGATTTTGGGCAGAAATATCGTTTCAAATGACATAAACCCTTTAAGCCGAATCCTTACACTGCCGCGTTTTTTTGTGCCGAATGTTATAGAAGTAAAAGAAAGGCTTGAAAATATCACATATGACACGAAACTTCGTGCAGATATCGATCTTTCGATGTTTTACCATCCAAAAACAGAGGCAGAAATTGTGTCACTTAAAAACTATTTAAAACAAAGAGAATCAGAGAAGAAGGAAGATATTGTCGACTTATGGATAAGAATGGTGGCTACAAACCGGCTGACAGGACATTCCCCCGGTTTTTTCTCTGTTTACACCCTACCGCCCAATCAAGCTGTAACTGCCGAAAGACAGCAACTTATAAACGCAAAGAGGAATCAAAAACCGGAATATAGAGATACAAAAAAACTCATAATGAAAAAAACCAAAAGCCTGATTCGAAATATAAAGGAACAAGAAATACTAAATTTACGAAAAACAGGCAATAGCGCTCTTTTCCTCAGCGAAGATGCAAGGCGCACCCCGCAAATTCCTAATGAGTCAGTAAGCCTTACGGTTACATCTCCGCCCTTTTTAGATGTGGTCCAATATGACAGCGACAATTGGCTTCGGTGCTGGTTTAATGGTATAGATGCAAAAAAGGTTGCAAATACTATTACTATGTCAAAAAATATTCAAGAATGGTCTTGCGTAATGGAAGAAGTTTTTTACGAGCTTTACCGCATAACAAAAAAAGGCGGATGGGTGGCCTTTGAAGTTGGCGAAGTAAAGGGCGGCAAGATAAAACTTGATGAATATGTGGTGCCCCTCGGACAGAAGGCCGGCTTTTGCTGTCAAGGTATATTAATAAACCTTCAAGAGTTTACAAAGACATCGAATATCTGGGGAATCGGAAATAATAAATCGGGAACTAACACCAATAGAATTGTACTTTTTGTTAAAGATTAG
- the flgL gene encoding flagellar hook-associated protein FlgL, translating into MRVTQSMIAENFTRNLMQNLKRLDDINSQISSEKRINRPSDDPVGAAMAIKLRRQLSAIKQYNSNAQQALTWMKDTETALTNAGDVIQRLSELAVEAANGTQTDEDKGKILDEVKELKDQLLKEANSTSLDRYLFSGYSTDKAPFIKDDATGNIQANPDIVDGAINYNVGQSETIPVNLKGSEVFGDIFEAVEKFETALENNDGETISNEVISDIKGALNTVLKYRSQIGARTNRLEATVSRLEANEVDYKAQLSSIEDVDLAQAITDLKMEESVYRAALAVGARIIQPTLVDFLS; encoded by the coding sequence ATGAGAGTAACTCAGTCAATGATAGCTGAAAATTTTACGCGAAACTTGATGCAAAATTTAAAGCGTTTAGATGATATAAATAGCCAAATATCCTCTGAAAAGAGAATAAACCGTCCTTCTGATGATCCGGTAGGAGCTGCCATGGCTATTAAACTCCGCAGACAACTGAGCGCCATAAAGCAGTACAACAGCAATGCCCAGCAGGCACTTACATGGATGAAAGACACAGAGACAGCCCTTACGAATGCAGGCGATGTAATCCAGAGGCTGAGCGAACTTGCGGTAGAGGCGGCAAACGGCACGCAAACCGATGAAGATAAGGGGAAAATATTAGATGAAGTTAAAGAATTGAAAGACCAGCTTTTAAAAGAGGCAAATTCTACAAGCCTTGACAGATACTTATTCAGCGGTTATTCTACAGACAAAGCCCCTTTTATAAAAGATGATGCGACAGGGAATATACAAGCAAATCCTGATATTGTAGACGGAGCCATAAACTATAATGTAGGCCAGTCTGAGACAATACCTGTAAACCTTAAAGGGAGCGAAGTGTTTGGAGATATTTTTGAAGCAGTGGAAAAGTTTGAGACAGCCCTTGAAAATAACGATGGTGAAACGATTTCTAATGAAGTAATAAGCGATATTAAGGGAGCATTAAATACAGTACTAAAATACAGATCCCAGATAGGAGCGCGGACAAATCGCCTTGAGGCTACGGTTTCAAGACTAGAGGCAAATGAAGTAGATTACAAGGCACAACTTTCAAGCATAGAGGATGTGGATTTAGCCCAGGCGATAACAGATTTAAAAATGGAAGAAAGCGTATATAGAGCAGCCCTTGCAGTAGGCGCAAGAATTATTCAGCCTACACTGGTTGACTTTCTAAGTTAA
- a CDS encoding ZIP family metal transporter produces the protein MHILDVTLIGTFAGVLGTAMGGLIIVLLGKPEATVLSSVLALAGGIMLSVVFSDLLPEAIKAAGPVYAFIGLVIGVAFLLLLDFYLPHSHLQKGTDSDFKRAKYLHTGILIGIGIAMHNFPEGLAIGSGYTVSEHFGVSLAFVIFLQNIPEGMAMAAPMKAGYARNWNILLWTGLAGIPMGIGAFFGVIAGGISNVILSLALGFAAGAMLYIVFDELLPEANELSAGHSATFGSILGIILGLVVSLF, from the coding sequence ATGCATATACTAGATGTCACACTAATAGGAACTTTTGCAGGTGTCTTAGGAACTGCTATGGGTGGACTTATTATAGTTCTTTTAGGAAAACCTGAGGCAACTGTTTTAAGCTCTGTCCTTGCTCTGGCAGGAGGGATAATGCTTTCCGTGGTTTTCTCGGATTTACTTCCCGAAGCCATTAAAGCTGCAGGGCCGGTCTATGCATTTATTGGCTTGGTGATAGGCGTTGCATTTTTGCTGCTGTTGGATTTTTATTTGCCCCATTCCCACCTTCAAAAAGGCACAGACAGTGATTTTAAAAGGGCTAAATATTTACATACAGGTATCCTTATAGGAATTGGAATAGCAATGCATAATTTCCCGGAAGGTCTTGCAATTGGAAGCGGTTATACAGTTTCCGAACATTTCGGTGTTTCTCTGGCATTTGTAATATTCCTTCAGAATATACCTGAAGGAATGGCCATGGCTGCTCCTATGAAAGCCGGTTATGCGAGAAATTGGAACATACTGCTTTGGACCGGACTTGCCGGGATTCCAATGGGAATAGGCGCATTTTTTGGAGTAATAGCCGGAGGGATTTCAAATGTCATACTTTCACTTGCCTTAGGCTTTGCTGCGGGAGCCATGCTTTATATAGTCTTTGATGAACTTTTACCTGAGGCAAACGAGTTATCGGCCGGACATTCAGCGACTTTTGGAAGTATTTTAGGTATAATTTTAGGTCTTGTCGTTTCCTTATTTTAA
- a CDS encoding TIGR03826 family flagellar region protein — MELRNCPECGKLFVYVRRNLCPDCLKKDEENYEKVKTYLSENPKATIDEISDATQVPAKNILEYLKEGRLMLSPGNVNIILNCEICGTPILYGRVCEECSKKLKSGFVSQNEPIPTKEDMTGKIHITKLIKYKKETK; from the coding sequence ATGGAACTTAGAAATTGCCCTGAATGCGGAAAATTGTTTGTATATGTTCGCAGAAATTTGTGTCCGGATTGCTTGAAAAAGGATGAGGAAAATTATGAAAAAGTCAAGACATATCTTTCCGAAAATCCTAAGGCAACAATCGACGAGATATCAGACGCAACACAGGTTCCCGCCAAAAACATACTCGAATATTTAAAAGAAGGCAGACTTATGTTAAGTCCAGGCAATGTTAATATAATACTTAACTGTGAAATCTGCGGAACCCCTATTTTATATGGAAGAGTATGCGAAGAATGCTCAAAAAAGCTAAAGAGCGGATTTGTATCCCAAAATGAACCAATTCCGACAAAAGAAGATATGACAGGCAAGATTCACATTACAAAACTCATAAAATATAAAAAAGAAACTAAATAG
- the csrA gene encoding carbon storage regulator CsrA: MLILTRKSGEGILIGNDIVIKIFEIEGDRVKIGIDAPKSMKVLRQELYEDISRENKMAASAGKAAFDKLLKNLKEENSHNG, encoded by the coding sequence TTGCTGATTCTTACAAGAAAGAGCGGAGAAGGCATACTTATAGGAAACGATATCGTCATTAAGATTTTTGAAATAGAAGGCGATAGAGTAAAAATAGGAATAGATGCCCCTAAATCTATGAAAGTGCTCAGACAAGAGCTTTACGAGGATATCAGCCGCGAAAACAAAATGGCCGCAAGCGCTGGGAAAGCAGCCTTCGATAAGCTGTTAAAGAACCTTAAAGAAGAAAATTCCCATAATGGGTGA
- a CDS encoding DUF6470 family protein: MSSSITFCRIQNIDYSACRAEMGYPSPLTASMMWKDEAEQSVLNYLEAKSASGDALGAIEKGSVSIGDVAESESFTEPPEVNIDAVPKTPPRITFEYGEVNFEFTPLTIGTNFYISTDIPQKGESINQIV, translated from the coding sequence ATGAGTTCTTCAATTACTTTTTGCCGAATTCAAAATATCGACTATTCCGCTTGCCGAGCCGAGATGGGGTACCCATCGCCTCTTACGGCATCGATGATGTGGAAAGATGAGGCAGAACAGTCGGTACTAAATTATTTAGAGGCTAAATCCGCATCAGGAGATGCTTTAGGAGCGATAGAAAAAGGCTCTGTGTCTATAGGTGATGTAGCAGAAAGTGAGTCGTTTACCGAACCTCCTGAAGTAAACATTGATGCGGTTCCAAAAACACCACCGCGAATTACCTTTGAATATGGAGAAGTAAATTTTGAATTTACGCCTCTTACCATCGGAACAAATTTTTACATCTCTACTGACATACCGCAAAAAGGCGAGAGTATAAATCAAATTGTATAG
- a CDS encoding ComF family protein: MNEKKTVWDTFLDILFPPSPYCLTCKSTLTAADFIICSNCRNKIEPIKGALCNKCGKPLPDDSALCYDCISTDYDFIKARSYGIYSGILKKLIYEFKYRGRQEIAEILGRLIYDLFAALSWPNFDYIVPVPLHPQRQRERGFNQSYLLGKFLSSKTNIPIFAGLKRIKPTKHQTLLDKQLRYKNLAGAFAVNSKDKIYGKTLLLIDDVYTTGATTGECSKALIESGAKGVYVLTCARG; this comes from the coding sequence GTGAATGAAAAGAAAACAGTCTGGGACACTTTTTTAGATATTCTTTTTCCGCCGTCTCCATACTGCCTTACATGTAAAAGCACTTTAACCGCCGCCGATTTTATAATATGCAGCAACTGCAGAAACAAAATCGAACCTATAAAAGGTGCATTATGCAATAAGTGTGGAAAACCACTGCCTGATGATTCTGCTTTATGCTATGATTGTATATCCACAGACTACGATTTTATCAAGGCACGCTCTTATGGGATATACAGTGGGATACTAAAAAAACTGATTTATGAATTCAAATATAGAGGCAGACAGGAAATTGCAGAAATTCTCGGCAGGCTAATATATGATCTATTTGCAGCCCTTTCATGGCCGAATTTTGATTATATAGTTCCTGTTCCCCTTCATCCGCAAAGACAAAGAGAAAGGGGATTTAACCAGTCATACTTGCTGGGAAAATTCTTATCTTCCAAAACAAACATTCCTATATTTGCCGGCTTAAAGAGAATAAAGCCTACAAAGCACCAGACTCTTCTTGATAAACAGCTTCGATATAAAAACCTTGCCGGAGCATTTGCCGTAAATTCCAAAGATAAAATTTACGGCAAAACCCTGCTCTTAATAGATGATGTGTATACTACAGGCGCAACAACCGGAGAGTGTTCAAAAGCACTGATAGAATCAGGAGCAAAAGGGGTTTATGTATTAACATGCGCTAGAGGTTAA
- a CDS encoding flagellar protein FlgN has product MKEESIGFALIENLKNQLQAYKELTDLAEEKSNILVKGNIELLEDITEVEQMLILKLGKLEKERFALMNQIAEKTGKNVSEIKNNILRDFLSSEEIGAFSAVSDELKTVLLYLSEKNETNEKLIRNTLDYIDFSIKLLTDAGEVPTNYSSEGTNNKEAFHFIDKKA; this is encoded by the coding sequence ATGAAAGAAGAATCGATTGGGTTTGCTCTAATTGAAAATTTAAAAAATCAACTCCAAGCTTATAAAGAGTTGACAGATCTTGCAGAGGAAAAGTCGAATATTCTTGTAAAGGGAAACATAGAGCTTTTAGAAGATATAACAGAAGTTGAGCAAATGCTTATTTTAAAACTGGGTAAATTAGAAAAAGAAAGATTCGCTTTGATGAATCAGATTGCCGAAAAGACAGGTAAAAATGTTTCAGAGATTAAAAATAATATTTTAAGGGACTTTTTGAGCAGCGAAGAAATAGGGGCATTTTCTGCAGTTTCCGATGAACTAAAAACAGTTTTACTGTACCTTAGCGAGAAAAACGAAACCAATGAAAAACTTATAAGAAACACACTTGACTATATTGATTTTTCAATTAAACTTTTAACTGATGCAGGCGAGGTACCAACTAATTACAGTTCTGAAGGAACCAACAACAAGGAAGCATTTCACTTTATTGACAAGAAAGCATAA
- a CDS encoding site-specific DNA-methyltransferase: MKKLDITGDEEINFKIEKLGKLFPNVVEKVKDEEGSIRQVIDFEKLREELGDTVVKSDSKRYLLTWPGREEALTIANSPADKMLRPIKEDSLNWEATENIYIEGDNLETLKLLQKSHAGKIKFIYIDPPYNTGKDFIYKDKFILGKEEYAQKAGKTRGEDDTQNADRDGRYHSSWLTMIYPRLKVARALLKNDGVIFISIDDKEECNLRKICNEIFGEKNFIANFIWRKSKGSGNDSKYVIIETEYILAYAKNVEDVRFNNKEIDAYDGKFKYKDEHFKERGGYKLEKLDRGSKGYVESMDFGIKAPDGTLVFPNGRTKQSNDGWRWVWSKAKVEWGIKNGYIVVKKGRGGRWNVYNKVYEKLDNKGNKITRTKPYKNHIGFEESILNIHANREMRKLFGKAVFSFPKPVALLKYLLKMFYLENEIVLDFFSGSATTAHAVMELNAEDGGCRKYIMVQLPEPCDEKSEAYKAGYETIAEIGKERIRRAGKKIKEETGADIDYGFRVYRITTD; this comes from the coding sequence TTGAAAAAGCTTGATATAACAGGAGATGAAGAAATAAATTTCAAGATAGAAAAGCTAGGGAAACTTTTTCCAAATGTTGTTGAAAAGGTAAAAGATGAAGAAGGCAGTATAAGACAAGTTATAGATTTTGAAAAGCTTAGAGAAGAACTGGGGGATACGGTAGTAAAAAGCGATAGCAAAAGATACCTTTTGACGTGGCCCGGAAGAGAAGAAGCACTTACTATTGCAAACAGTCCTGCAGATAAGATGCTAAGACCTATAAAAGAAGACAGCCTAAATTGGGAAGCCACAGAAAATATTTATATAGAAGGAGACAATCTGGAAACCTTGAAGCTCCTACAAAAGTCGCATGCAGGTAAAATAAAGTTCATTTATATTGACCCGCCTTACAATACCGGCAAAGATTTTATATATAAAGACAAATTTATATTAGGAAAAGAGGAGTATGCACAAAAAGCCGGAAAAACTAGGGGCGAAGATGATACACAAAACGCCGATCGCGACGGCAGGTATCACAGCAGCTGGCTTACCATGATATACCCTAGGCTAAAAGTGGCTCGAGCCTTACTTAAAAACGATGGAGTAATTTTTATAAGCATTGACGACAAAGAGGAGTGCAACTTGCGCAAAATCTGCAATGAAATTTTCGGCGAGAAAAACTTTATAGCAAATTTCATTTGGCGAAAATCAAAAGGCTCAGGCAATGACTCTAAATATGTGATTATAGAAACTGAATACATTTTAGCCTATGCGAAAAATGTGGAAGATGTAAGGTTTAACAATAAAGAGATAGACGCTTATGATGGAAAATTTAAATACAAAGATGAACATTTTAAAGAAAGAGGGGGCTACAAGCTTGAAAAACTGGATAGAGGCAGCAAGGGATATGTGGAAAGTATGGATTTTGGCATAAAAGCACCTGATGGGACTTTAGTTTTTCCAAATGGCCGCACAAAACAGTCTAATGACGGGTGGCGGTGGGTGTGGAGCAAAGCAAAAGTAGAGTGGGGAATTAAAAACGGATACATAGTGGTGAAGAAGGGGCGGGGCGGCAGGTGGAATGTATATAACAAAGTATATGAAAAACTAGACAATAAGGGCAACAAAATTACAAGAACTAAGCCTTATAAAAATCATATCGGGTTCGAGGAGAGCATTCTCAATATTCATGCAAATCGAGAGATGCGAAAATTATTCGGCAAAGCCGTGTTTTCTTTTCCAAAACCTGTGGCACTGCTAAAATATCTATTAAAGATGTTTTATCTTGAAAACGAAATCGTCCTCGACTTCTTCTCCGGCTCTGCCACCACTGCCCATGCGGTGATGGAGCTTAATGCAGAGGATGGCGGATGCCGCAAATACATAATGGTGCAGCTGCCTGAGCCTTGTGACGAAAAATCCGAGGCCTATAAAGCAGGTTACGAAACAATAGCCGAAATAGGCAAAGAACGTATTCGCCGTGCAGGAAAGAAGATAAAGGAAGAAACCGGCGCAGATATAGATTATGGTTTTAGGGTATATAGAATTACCACAGACTAA
- the prfB gene encoding peptide chain release factor 2 (programmed frameshift): MIDEYRLEIESLEPILTELRDSLEIDKIKSKIDELEKKTLVPDFWDDQEEAQKILQELNNLKDKFESFTSLEKKYEDILVLLELCSESPDAELEQELLNEVKDFKKQLDKFKLETLLSGKYDSKNAILTLHAGAGGTEAQDWVSMLLRMYTRWAEDKGYKVTVLDMLAGDEAGIKSVTILVEGPNAYGYLKSEKGVHRLVRISPFDAAGRRHTSFASVDVMPEIDDDVEIEIKPEDLKIDTFRSSGAGGQHVNKTESAIRITHIPTGIVVSCQNERSQQSNRNTAMKILKAKLFEIYQEEQQKELDKIRGVQKEIGWGSQIRSYIFHPYSLVKDHRTNVEVGDVQAVMDGEIDEFINAYLKYAAK; the protein is encoded by the exons ATGATTGATGAATACAGACTTGAAATAGAATCTCTTGAACCAATTTTAACCGAATTAAGGGATTCACTT GAAATCGACAAAATTAAATCAAAAATAGATGAACTTGAGAAAAAAACCCTTGTTCCCGACTTTTGGGATGATCAAGAAGAAGCACAGAAGATTCTTCAGGAGCTTAACAATTTAAAAGATAAATTTGAAAGCTTTACATCCCTGGAAAAAAAATATGAGGACATCCTAGTTTTGCTGGAGCTGTGCTCCGAAAGTCCTGACGCAGAGCTGGAACAGGAGCTTTTAAACGAAGTAAAAGATTTTAAAAAACAGCTGGATAAGTTTAAATTGGAAACACTTCTTTCCGGAAAATATGACAGCAAAAATGCTATCCTGACATTGCACGCAGGCGCCGGAGGCACAGAGGCTCAGGACTGGGTCAGCATGCTTCTTCGCATGTATACCCGATGGGCCGAGGATAAGGGCTATAAAGTCACCGTGCTGGATATGCTGGCAGGAGATGAAGCAGGCATAAAGAGCGTAACCATACTTGTTGAAGGTCCCAATGCTTACGGTTACTTGAAATCCGAAAAAGGCGTACACCGTCTCGTTAGGATATCACCTTTTGATGCCGCCGGAAGGCGCCACACATCCTTTGCTTCGGTAGATGTTATGCCGGAGATTGACGACGATGTGGAAATAGAAATTAAACCTGAGGATCTAAAGATAGATACCTTTAGGTCAAGCGGCGCAGGCGGCCAGCATGTAAATAAAACTGAGTCGGCAATAAGGATAACGCATATTCCCACCGGAATAGTAGTATCTTGCCAAAATGAGCGGTCCCAGCAGAGCAACCGAAATACCGCAATGAAGATTTTAAAAGCAAAGCTCTTTGAAATTTATCAGGAAGAGCAGCAAAAAGAACTTGATAAAATAAGAGGAGTGCAGAAGGAAATAGGGTGGGGAAGCCAGATACGCTCATATATTTTTCATCCCTACAGTCTTGTAAAAGATCATAGAACTAATGTGGAGGTAGGCGATGTCCAGGCGGTAATGGACGGCGAAATAGATGAATTTATTAACGCATATCTTAAGTATGCCGCAAAGTAA
- the flgM gene encoding flagellar biosynthesis anti-sigma factor FlgM: protein MNISKSQLNDIMKTYLEKPAQTENRAHIKAKETKKDEVVLSEDALKFAKLVKEASKAEDIRAEKVNELKSKINSGTYNIDGKLIADKIIEEASAEKLI, encoded by the coding sequence TTGAACATTTCAAAAAGCCAGTTAAACGACATAATGAAGACATATCTTGAAAAACCTGCTCAAACCGAAAACAGGGCTCATATAAAAGCAAAAGAAACAAAAAAAGACGAGGTTGTCCTCTCTGAAGATGCTCTAAAGTTTGCAAAATTAGTTAAAGAAGCATCTAAAGCTGAAGATATAAGAGCGGAGAAGGTAAATGAGCTGAAATCTAAAATAAACAGCGGAACTTACAATATCGATGGCAAACTTATAGCAGATAAGATCATTGAAGAAGCATCTGCAGAAAAACTCATTTAA